A stretch of Leucobacter aridicollis DNA encodes these proteins:
- the purH gene encoding bifunctional phosphoribosylaminoimidazolecarboxamide formyltransferase/IMP cyclohydrolase, translated as MAVQSHDPSLYEHRDLIEVKRALISVSDKTKLLDLAAALAAAGVEIVSTGSTAATIREAGHPVTDVAEVTGFAEALDGRVKTLHPAVHSGLLADLRLADHRAQLEQLGFAPFELVVVNLYPFEQTVAAGKPAADIVENVDIGGPAMVRATAKNHANAAIVVSPGRYDEVISAIQAGGTTLALRRSLATEAFVHTAQYDGAVANWFLDQQDAGWEDAPAAAELDAPEEDEVAAIFATSEGYVGYEVFGLRESVLRYGENSHQRAALFSENEGVGIAQATQLHGKEMSYNNYVDADAALRAAFDHERPAVAIIKHANPCGVAVAPEGAADPIAAAHELAHACDPVSAFGGVIAANRVVTEAMAKTVSEIFTEVIIAPGFEPEALAILAQKKNVRLLVLPEGYAQNPVELKQVSGGFLIQDADRHFAPAAEWTLAAGEPADAETLAELEFAWRASRAVKSNGILLTNGGASVGVGMGQVNRVDSCRLAVSRAGERAAGAVAASDAFFPFADGLQVLLDAGVRAVVQPGGSVRDEEVIAAAQAAGVTMYFTGERHFFH; from the coding sequence ATGGCAGTCCAGAGCCACGATCCGAGCCTGTACGAGCATCGCGACCTCATCGAGGTGAAGCGCGCGCTCATCTCTGTGAGCGACAAGACGAAGCTCCTCGACCTCGCCGCTGCGCTCGCCGCCGCTGGCGTCGAGATCGTGTCGACCGGGTCGACTGCCGCCACGATCCGAGAGGCAGGCCACCCCGTGACCGACGTCGCCGAGGTGACGGGGTTCGCTGAGGCCCTCGACGGCCGCGTGAAGACGCTGCACCCGGCGGTCCACTCGGGCCTGCTCGCCGACCTGCGCCTCGCGGACCACCGCGCGCAGCTCGAGCAGCTCGGCTTCGCGCCGTTCGAGCTCGTCGTCGTGAACCTCTACCCGTTCGAGCAGACCGTCGCCGCGGGCAAGCCCGCAGCGGACATCGTCGAGAACGTTGACATCGGCGGCCCGGCGATGGTTCGCGCGACCGCCAAGAACCACGCCAACGCGGCGATCGTCGTCTCGCCCGGCCGCTACGACGAGGTCATCTCGGCGATCCAAGCGGGAGGCACGACGCTCGCGCTTCGACGCTCGCTCGCGACCGAGGCATTCGTGCACACCGCGCAGTATGACGGCGCCGTCGCGAACTGGTTCCTTGATCAGCAGGACGCTGGCTGGGAGGATGCCCCCGCCGCCGCAGAGCTCGACGCCCCCGAGGAGGACGAGGTCGCCGCAATCTTCGCCACGAGCGAGGGATACGTCGGCTACGAGGTGTTTGGGCTCCGCGAGTCGGTGCTCCGCTACGGCGAGAACAGCCACCAGCGCGCCGCACTGTTCAGCGAGAACGAGGGCGTGGGAATCGCGCAGGCGACGCAGCTGCACGGCAAAGAGATGTCGTACAACAACTACGTTGACGCCGACGCTGCTCTCCGCGCCGCGTTTGACCACGAGCGCCCCGCGGTCGCGATCATCAAGCACGCGAACCCGTGCGGTGTTGCGGTCGCTCCGGAGGGGGCAGCCGACCCGATCGCTGCGGCGCACGAACTCGCGCACGCGTGCGATCCGGTCTCCGCGTTCGGCGGCGTGATCGCGGCCAACCGGGTCGTCACCGAAGCAATGGCGAAGACGGTGTCCGAGATCTTCACCGAGGTCATCATCGCGCCGGGCTTCGAGCCTGAGGCGCTCGCGATCCTCGCGCAGAAGAAGAATGTGCGACTGCTCGTGCTGCCCGAGGGCTACGCGCAGAACCCCGTCGAGCTGAAGCAGGTCTCCGGCGGCTTCCTCATCCAGGACGCCGACCGCCACTTCGCCCCCGCCGCAGAGTGGACGCTCGCAGCCGGCGAGCCCGCCGACGCCGAGACGCTCGCCGAGCTCGAGTTCGCGTGGCGTGCGAGCCGTGCGGTGAAGTCGAACGGGATCCTGCTCACGAACGGTGGCGCCTCCGTCGGCGTCGGCATGGGCCAGGTCAACCGCGTCGACTCGTGCCGCCTCGCGGTCTCACGCGCGGGGGAGCGCGCGGCCGGTGCTGTCGCTGCGTCCGACGCGTTCTTCCCGTTCGCCGACGGCCTGCAGGTGCTGCTCGACGCCGGAGTCCGCGCGGTCGTGCAGCCCGGTGGTTCGGTTCGCGACGAGGAGGTCATCGCGGCAGCGCAGGCTGCCGGCGTGACCATGTACTTCACCGGTGAGCGCCACTTCTTCCACTAG
- a CDS encoding META domain-containing protein, with amino-acid sequence MMNTRTAPRSRTLRGAAAAALLGAAALVLTACSGGASVADTSWGTLDTRGEPAMTFTADGKAFGTDGCNIVNGTWTEEKGKVTFGPLASTMMFCEGVDTWLSGASTAVVEGDKIAFSDEDGKKIGSLKKTEFTAPE; translated from the coding sequence ATGATGAACACACGCACCGCTCCACGCTCCCGCACCCTCCGCGGCGCAGCTGCCGCCGCCCTGCTCGGCGCTGCGGCGCTTGTGCTGACCGCCTGCTCCGGCGGCGCTTCAGTCGCCGACACGAGCTGGGGAACACTCGACACTCGTGGCGAGCCCGCGATGACGTTCACCGCCGACGGCAAGGCCTTTGGCACCGACGGCTGCAACATTGTCAACGGCACCTGGACCGAGGAGAAGGGCAAGGTCACCTTTGGCCCGCTCGCCTCGACGATGATGTTCTGTGAGGGCGTCGATACCTGGCTGAGCGGCGCCTCGACAGCGGTCGTCGAGGGCGACAAGATCGCATTCAGCGATGAGGACGGCAAGAAGATCGGCTCACTGAAGAAGACCGAGTTCACCGCGCCCGAGTAG
- a CDS encoding PadR family transcriptional regulator, which produces MIDDVTTQLRRGVVEFCVLGFLSARPMYGWELSSALIERGLIASIGTLYPLLGRLRDRGLIATFEQQGASNPSPAGGDDGAAAPSGGPTRKYYRLTQEGEAHLAAFRTQWGPFTQNVTEILEKGLES; this is translated from the coding sequence ATGATAGATGACGTCACGACGCAGTTGCGCAGGGGCGTCGTCGAATTCTGCGTACTCGGCTTTCTGTCGGCGCGGCCAATGTACGGCTGGGAGCTCTCCTCCGCCCTGATCGAGCGTGGCCTCATCGCGAGCATCGGTACGCTCTATCCGCTGCTCGGGAGGCTGCGAGACCGCGGTCTCATCGCCACGTTCGAGCAGCAGGGCGCAAGCAACCCTAGCCCCGCCGGTGGCGACGATGGTGCCGCGGCGCCATCGGGCGGGCCGACCCGCAAGTATTACAGGCTCACTCAGGAGGGCGAGGCCCACCTCGCAGCTTTCCGTACCCAGTGGGGGCCGTTCACGCAGAACGTCACCGAGATACTTGAGAAGGGGCTCGAATCATGA